The Terriglobus roseus region AACTCCCGAGCACTTTGAACCAGCTCGACCTTCGGTATTGTGGAAGCCCTTCCCTTGTGGGTCGCCCAATTCCCGGAAGTGCGGATCGTCTGGGCAGCGGCGTAAACACTCGTATCGGAAAACGCGTTGAGCTGCTCCAGCTTCATCAACATCGGTTCTAGTTTTTTCTTCTGATTTTCAGGTTTCTCGTCGTGGAGTTCCGAGAACACTTTCGTCACCAGCTCTTCTGAGATGACACGACACTTGGCCATCACATCCACCGGGTCCTCTGCCGCACTGGCCTCCAGCTTCGCGAGATCATTCGCCAATGCCGTATCTCGGATCATGGCCAGCCGTTGACCGCGAGTAAGCGTATGCAACGGAACAATAAAACCGTGCTCCTGATACGTTCCCTGCACCAGAGCGAGGTGATAAGCAGTACACATAAACGAATCTGTGTATCCCACGTTCAGTGTCACTTCTGTCTTCACTGCAGGGCCCGCAAGTATCTCAACCACCTGATTCGTCAGACTCCGATCCGTTGGAAATCCACTCCTCTCCAGAAAGTCATGCGAGGCCTTTAAAGCGCGGTCAAGATGCGTTTTATCGAAATCAGAAAGGGGCTCTGCCGGCCAACGATACCCTTCGCGGATCATCGTCTGAAACTGCTCAAGCGTAGTGTCTTTGCCATAAAGCCAAGGCAGGCTTCGCAATTCGTCCAGGCATTCTCCCGTGGCCAGCTTCGCCGAAACCGTTGCAGTCGCCTGCAGGAAACGCCAGATCGCTCCCAACTTCGTGCTCAATGCCGACTCGGTGACACACAGCACATTGAAGATACTGTGCGGCAAGCAGGTTGCATCACCAACCGATACACCGCCAAGGTTCTTCGCACGAGTGAGAAAAGGCTCCCAGGAAGCGATGCCATCAATGTACCTGTCGCGAAAAGCAATCAGTTGCTGCGCAGGAGAAAGATAGAGAAAGCGAACAGGTATCTGTCTCTGCCTGCACCATTCGCTGGCGATCTCATGCCCCGTCGAGCCTGCCATCGTTCCCAGGACAAGTGGCCGTCGCTTCGATGCTCTTTGAGCAATCCCCTCCTTCGGTCGCTCCCTAAGAACAACACCATGCGACTTGCCAAGGCGCTGAACAATGCCCACGATCTTCAGCTTCATGCCAAGCCGAATCGCCAACGCAAACGGCGTAACCCCAATGTGAACAATGTCCGTATCCGGCTGCATCAGCAGCGAGAGAGCTTCTGAGCCGCTGGAGGCGAAGTGTTGCACAAGCGTATCTTGCACGTTGACCTCGAAGCCCTGCCAAGCAGGCAGGATCGGATTTATTCAGTAGCACCACTCGCAACAACCATCGCAAGCGCCTCTTCCGTGGGTTCACCACTCTCTGCCGCTGCGTCGTTCAAATCTTCAACAAATGGATCTTCCTCGATCTCTTGATACACCTGCCAGCCCCGCAGACACGCAGCCACCGCAGAAATGCAGAGCACAATGGTAAGTTCCCACTGATGCCCCGGCTCTTTTCCGGTCAGCATCTTCGACAGCTTGTTCGTGAGCGTGTCGAAGGAAAGAAACGTAATTCCAAACATCAGGAACGCGGACACCGAAACTTCTAACGGGCGCAATCTGCGACGTCGCACTTTAGTGCGCTCTCGTTCCTGTTCCATACGCTGACGCACGGCATCACGCTTCACCCGCGACTCCTGCGTGAGCCAACGTTCTGCCTCCACCACATCAAACGTAATCTTGCGAATCAGATCATCCAGTCCAAGCGCAAGACGCAGCCTTTCGTACGTCTGATTGTGCATGCTGATCTGGCTCACGAGAGGAAGACGAAACTTCATCCGAAAGTCCAGCAGATGGCTGATCATCCCTCGAAGCGTACTTGCCCGCGTCGCATCATTCGTTGCATTCGCAGAGCCCTGCTCCACCAGGCTCAGCAAATACGACTGTTCATGGAATGCCAGGATGGCCATCCACAGATAACTCTGCCGCACCCTCGATAAGAACTGGCTCGCTAGAAAATCATCCGAACCATCAGCAACAGAAGCCGCTCCTTCCAACGAGAAGGCGTGGACAACGCTTTCAAAAGGACAATACAGCGCAGACTCAACTTCCGTTCGGCTCAACCGATAGTCCGTGGTGTAGCGCCGCGAAAAACGAAACGCAAGTTCCTCAAGGTAAGTACAGGACGGCGAGTGATTCACAACCATCGCGCTATAACTGAACGTCCGAACACTATCCATCAGTTCGAAGCGCTTCATCGACAACGCATGTCCCAGCATCTCGGTGACGCCAATCGGATCACCATCAGCAAACGCCGCCAGACGGCAATCATCCTTGCGCGAACGATGCGTCAGGATATGCAGCGCCTCTTCCACCGCAATCGGGTCTACGGGTGTTCCCCCGGAACTCACCACCTCCAACTCGGCGACGATAATTCGCAAGTCAGAAGGAAACACAACAAAGATCTCCCGAAACTCCACAAGCAGTTCGGTGGCCGTAGTACTCAGCCTCCGCTGCGCGGCCTTGGAAAGCCGTAGGCTGAGCCCCTTTTTCGTTGGTCGATACTTCGCTGCATCCGCAGTCGGCCACGCTCGCGGATCACCCGTTGGCCGCGAGTACATTCCATTCAGCAGATTCAGCCCTTCAGAAGAGGCCTGCAGAGCCGTCACTGAAGCTGTCTTCCCTGCCGGCCCGTGCGATCCAAGCGCTGCTACAACGGAAGGTTCCAGCTCCGGCGAAACCGACATGCCGCCCGGCACCTCTTTCCAAATGTGAAATGAAAGAGATCGCCCCTCATGCACCAGCGGATGCTGCGCCCGCACCTTGCCAACACAGTTTGTATGAAATCTCTCGGCAAGAAAGGCCTGTATGCCCTTCACCTTTACATTCGGATTGCCTTCATCCTGATCGCGCACACTGAAGATCAGAAAAATCCGCGCGTCTCCCACTGCGGGAGCAATCACTTTTCCTGTCGGTGCGGTCTGCATGTGAAGCCCCCATCGCAATGCATTTCACACAACTACATCTGCAGAGAAAGCACCACGAAACGACGGGGGAATCGTCATGGCGGCTGCACTGACGATCATAAGGGGATGAAGTAAAACTGAGCCGATAAAATCCGGCGTGGCGTTCTATTTCCTGGTGCGGCATTCGTTTTTTCAACGACCAGGATGAACCGAAGCCGTCTTACTTCATCTTGATGCCCGACGGAACAAAGCTCTCACCCTTCAAATACGCACCCAGACGAATCGGAGCGGCGTGCTCAACCGTAATTGTCCATTCCATCTTTTCGCCGGGCTTGAGCGAAAACGGAATCTCCGACGGCGACACAACCCTGCCATCCAGGCCCGGCTCTATCCAAACTTCGAACACTCCACTCCGCGCGCTGCGCCCTTGGTTTTCAATAGCCAGCTTCGCCTGCGTCGCGCTCACCTCCGTCAACCGACGCGCAATCACCGGCGTGTCGATATCCAGCCCCATCCCCTTCACCCAATCCGGATTCCACACCACGCCCTCTGGGTGAACCTGGTTCCCAGCCGAGTCCATGTTCTTCTCCTCGGTCAGCTTGTCGTAGTAGGCCACCCACACCTTGCACCAGCACTCGTTGTCATGAATCGCATTGCGCATCGGCAGCCCCGGAGGCTGGTCCAGAAATCCCACCAGTTGCGGATAGCGACTCCGCCACGGCTCTTCCTTGTAAGGCATCGCCTTCAACCGATTCAACAACGCCGGA contains the following coding sequences:
- a CDS encoding double zinc ribbon domain-containing protein yields the protein MKLKIVGIVQRLGKSHGVVLRERPKEGIAQRASKRRPLVLGTMAGSTGHEIASEWCRQRQIPVRFLYLSPAQQLIAFRDRYIDGIASWEPFLTRAKNLGGVSVGDATCLPHSIFNVLCVTESALSTKLGAIWRFLQATATVSAKLATGECLDELRSLPWLYGKDTTLEQFQTMIREGYRWPAEPLSDFDKTHLDRALKASHDFLERSGFPTDRSLTNQVVEILAGPAVKTEVTLNVGYTDSFMCTAYHLALVQGTYQEHGFIVPLHTLTRGQRLAMIRDTALANDLAKLEASAAEDPVDVMAKCRVISEELVTKVFSELHDEKPENQKKKLEPMLMKLEQLNAFSDTSVYAAAQTIRTSGNWATHKGRASTIPKVELVQSARELVNQLLKVIEWYETEGKSLAEKNHCCVQCEQLLERSEAFCTHCGTQQHYDCSNCPKKDLKPRDKFCPDCGTRRTLIKRDVSSAAKKD